The DNA window CGGTAGTTTTTATCATAATGAGCAATATTTAGTATAAATTAGATATAATTAACTCACCTTAATCCGGTGAATGCGAGGTGGATCATGAAATCACGGCCGGCGGCGTTCCTGGCGGTAGTCATGCTTGCTGCATTTCTTTCGATCCCCGGCCCGGCGCCTGCCGAAGAGGGCGCCACCCCTGCCGCGGGAGCGGCGGCATATCCCGACGGGCTGGTCTACACCGTCGCCGAAGGGGATACCTTGTGGGATCTTTCCGCGAAGTATCTCGGGTCCCCATGGAAATGGCCGGAGCTCTGGGAGAAAAACCGTTTCCTTACGAATCCGCACTATATTTATCCCGGAATCAGGCTTGTAATCTTCCTGCCTCCGGGAAAGGAAATCGCCCTGCCGATGACGGGAGCCCCTGAAGAGGGGGCCGCAGGCGCCGACGTCGCCGGGAAGCCGCAGGCGACCGCCGCCGGGCGGGGCGCCGCCGTAAAGCCGCCGACGCTTGCCATTTCCCCGTCGGAATATGTGCGCGCAGGTGAATTCGTTAAAGAGGCGCAGGCCGGCATAGGGCGCATACGGGGAGGGGATGAGCCGAAAGTGGCGTATTCCGACGGAGACACCGTGTATATGAAGCTCGGCAAGGATATTCCGTCCGGGCAGCTCCTCGGCGTGTATCGCGTTCGCGGTCCGATTGACGCACCGGGCGACCGTCCCGTTTCCGGATACGCCGTGTATCTTGTGGGACTCATTCAGTCGTTGGGAAAGAAGGACGGCGAATCGGCCGGGATCGTGCGGAAATCCTTCGAAGACCTTTTGCGCGAGGATATCCTCCGCGAGGAGATTCCCTCCTACGTTCCGGTAGTGTTGTCCCGCGTGAAGGGTGACAAGCTCGAAGCGAACATCATATCGGGGCAATGGGAAAACGAGGAATTGGCGGACGGTAATTTCATCTTCCTGGACCGGGGAGCAGCCGCCGGAGTCGCCGTGGGGGACGTTTTCCTGGTTCTGGATGAATGGGGCAGGTCGCTCGAGGGCAGCGCGGGGGCGGGGACCAGTGTCCCCGTCGAAGTGGCCGAGGCCGTCATCGTCCGCGTGTCGCGAGATTTTTCCACGGGATATATCTTGAAGAGCCGGCAATCCTTTTCCGCCGGCGCCAGGGCTGTTCGGGGGGGACCGGGGCTGCGGTAGGAGAGCCGGCCGAAGGTGGCGGGCTCGTCTCCGGCACGCCTTTTGATCGGACGGAAGACGATATGGAAGCGTCCGATCCGATGCCGTTCGAATCAGCCTCTCTCGATATCCTCCTCAGGCTCTGCCAGGTGGAGGGCTTTACGGTACGGCATCTCCGCTCGCTGCGGCAGGAGAGCCGATATCCGTGCCTTCCCGAAATGGAGGGGGGAGACCTCCAGGGTATACTCCGTAAAGGGATCGATGCGCTCACTTCTACCCGGGCGGGGGAAAAAGCGCTGGGTATCCGCGAAGCATGTTGCAGGGGCGGCATCCGGATCGTTCCCTTCGGTTCCGGGGATTACCCTCCCTTGTTGCGCGGCATTCCCGACGCTCCGCCGGTGCTTTTCCTTGTGGGGGGGAACATCGCGCTCGAAAATTCCGTGGCGATCGTCGGGAGCCGCTCCCCCACCGATGCTGCAGTCGAGTTCGCGGGCCTGCTCGCCTCGGACCTGGCCTGCGCCGGATGGACTATAGTGAGCGGAATGGCGCGGGGAATCGACGCGGCTGCTCACGAGGGCGCCCTTCGAGGAGGCGGAACGACGCTTGCGGTACTCGGTTGCGGCGTCGACATCGTCTATCCTCCGCAGGCTGCGGGACTGCGAACGCGGATCCTGCGCCGGGGCGGACTCCTTTCGGAATATCCTCCCGGGACCAAGCCGTTGCCTTACCGTTTCCCGGCGAGGAACCGGATCATAAGCGGCGTCTCGCGGGGCGTCGTCGTCGTCGAAGCCGCTGCCCGCAGCGGCGCCCTGATTACCGCCCGCATCGCCCTCGAACAGGGGAGAGAGGTCATGGCGGTGCCGGGAAACCCGATCCACGCCCATACGGCGGGCAGCAACCGGCTGATCCGGGACGGCGCAATCCCGGTGACCGGGGCTGAAGACGTT is part of the Deltaproteobacteria bacterium genome and encodes:
- a CDS encoding LysM peptidoglycan-binding domain-containing protein, producing MKSRPAAFLAVVMLAAFLSIPGPAPAEEGATPAAGAAAYPDGLVYTVAEGDTLWDLSAKYLGSPWKWPELWEKNRFLTNPHYIYPGIRLVIFLPPGKEIALPMTGAPEEGAAGADVAGKPQATAAGRGAAVKPPTLAISPSEYVRAGEFVKEAQAGIGRIRGGDEPKVAYSDGDTVYMKLGKDIPSGQLLGVYRVRGPIDAPGDRPVSGYAVYLVGLIQSLGKKDGESAGIVRKSFEDLLREDILREEIPSYVPVVLSRVKGDKLEANIISGQWENEELADGNFIFLDRGAAAGVAVGDVFLVLDEWGRSLEGSAGAGTSVPVEVAEAVIVRVSRDFSTGYILKSRQSFSAGARAVRGGPGLR
- the dprA gene encoding DNA-protecting protein DprA, whose amino-acid sequence is MEASDPMPFESASLDILLRLCQVEGFTVRHLRSLRQESRYPCLPEMEGGDLQGILRKGIDALTSTRAGEKALGIREACCRGGIRIVPFGSGDYPPLLRGIPDAPPVLFLVGGNIALENSVAIVGSRSPTDAAVEFAGLLASDLACAGWTIVSGMARGIDAAAHEGALRGGGTTLAVLGCGVDIVYPPQAAGLRTRILRRGGLLSEYPPGTKPLPYRFPARNRIISGVSRGVVVVEAAARSGALITARIALEQGREVMAVPGNPIHAHTAGSNRLIRDGAIPVTGAEDVVAALGWIQPVPPSGSRERRIMDFLDKARRVDDIAEALDIPPQELLPCLLEMEMAKLLERGAGDYYKKASESPGGISRY